A single Pangasianodon hypophthalmus isolate fPanHyp1 chromosome 27, fPanHyp1.pri, whole genome shotgun sequence DNA region contains:
- the ak1 gene encoding adenylate kinase isoenzyme 1 — protein sequence MADKIKDAKIIFVVGGPGSGKGTQCEKVVEKYGFTHLSSGDLLRAEVASGSERGKQLQAIMQKGELVPLDTVLDMIKDAMIAKADVSKGFLIDGYPREVKQGEEFEKKIGAPSLLLYIDAKPETMVKRLLKRGETSGRADDNEETIKKRLDLYYKATEPVIAFYEGRGIVRKIDSEHSVDEVFKYVSQAIDNLK from the exons Atggcag ATAAAATTAAGGACGCCAAGATCATCTTTGTTGTGG GTGGCCCCGGCTCTGGTAAAGGCACTCAGTGTGAGAAGGTGGTGGAGAAGTACGGCTTCACACACCTGTCGTCAGGAGACCTGCTGCGTGCCGAGGTGGCGTCCGGCTCTGAGAGGGGCAAACAGCTCCAGGCCATCATGCAGAAGGGAGAgctggtgcctctg GACACCGTTCTGGACATGATCAAGGACGCCATGATCGCCAAGGCCGACGTGTCCAAGGGCTTCCTGATTGACGGATACCCTCGTGAGGTCAAGCAGGGGGAGGAGTTCGAGAAGAAG aTCGGTGCTCCTTCCCTGCTGCTCTACATCGACGCAAAGCCCGAGACGATGGTGAAGAGGCTGTTGAAGCGTGGAGAGACCAGCGGCCGCGCCGACGACAACGAGGAGACCATTAAGAAGCGCCTGGACCTTTATTACAAAGCCACCGAGCCCGTCATCGCCTTCTACGAGGGCCGCGGCATCGTCAGGAAG ATCGACTCGGAGCATTCTGTGGACGAAGTGTTCAAATATGTTTCCCAGGCGATCGATAACCTCAAGTAA